Genomic window (Ignavibacteria bacterium):
TCGCAAGAATCAAAAACGTTGCGGATAGGAATGCGTGTCGTTCACGATGTTTTTGGAAAAGGAAAAATTGTTATGCTCTCCGGGAAAGGCAAGTTGGCACGAGCAACGGTTCAGTTCGATTTGGTGGGTACGAAAAATTTATTGTTGCAATTTGCTCATCTGCATATCATTACCGTATGAAACGAAACGTCAAAGAACAAACAAAAAAACTTGCGCAAACGGTTGCAGGAATAAAAAAAATTGTATCGCATCAAAAAGAAATTTCCTTTCGCGAACGTATAAATATTTTTCTCGGGGCAGTTGCATATTATCCCAAAGCGGTGTTGTTGCGTTTCATCAAAGACGATGGATTATTTCTCGCTTCGGGAATCGGTTTTGCTGTCGTTACGTGCATTATTCCGCTTATTCTTCTTGTTGCTTCCGTATTGGGAATGATGCTCGAATCGCCAACAATTGCTATTCAATCCATTCAGGAAATGTTCGGCAACCGCTTACTCCCTATTCCGTATTTAGCAACAGTTCGTGAAACGCTCGTTGGGGTGATTGAAGAAATTATCAACCATCGTGCAGGATTTGGTTTTGTTGCGGCTTTTACACTAATTTGGACGTCAACTAATCTCTTTGCGTTCACACGTTCATCGCTCCATCGGATTTATTGCGTACAACAAACGCAGAATATCTTTATGAGCATTCTTGAAGATATTTTTTGGGTTCTCGTTCTTGCGGTATTATTTTTTGTCGTGAATTTTATCGTATGGATGTCTTCATTGCTGCAGCAAATTATCTACCTTCTCCCGCAAGCAATACAAACGCGTGCAGAATGGATTGAATACAGTTTTCCTGCGCTGTTGATTTTTGCCGTTTTTACGATGATGTTTTATGTTATTTATTACCGCGTTCCCGACCAACACGTTCCGAAAAAAGTTGCGCTGATTTCTGCAATAACGACGGCAATTCTTTGGCAAAGCGCCGGATGGTTTTTCTCGTGGTATGTTATGCGTTTTCCTACGTTCGGAAAAATTTATGGAACGTATGCTTTCCTCATTGTTTCGCTTTTGTGGATTTATTATTCGGGAATTACGTTTATCATCGGCGGCGAAGTGGGACAACTCTATCGTGAAAAACATCAATTGAATTTTGAAGGAGAAGAAA
Coding sequences:
- a CDS encoding YihY/virulence factor BrkB family protein translates to MKRNVKEQTKKLAQTVAGIKKIVSHQKEISFRERINIFLGAVAYYPKAVLLRFIKDDGLFLASGIGFAVVTCIIPLILLVASVLGMMLESPTIAIQSIQEMFGNRLLPIPYLATVRETLVGVIEEIINHRAGFGFVAAFTLIWTSTNLFAFTRSSLHRIYCVQQTQNIFMSILEDIFWVLVLAVLFFVVNFIVWMSSLLQQIIYLLPQAIQTRAEWIEYSFPALLIFAVFTMMFYVIYYRVPDQHVPKKVALISAITTAILWQSAGWFFSWYVMRFPTFGKIYGTYAFLIVSLLWIYYSGITFIIGGEVGQLYREKHQLNFEGEENNAL